A stretch of Candidatus Moraniibacteriota bacterium DNA encodes these proteins:
- the fusA gene encoding elongation factor G, which yields MDRKTPIDKYRNIGIIAHIDAGKTTTTERILFYTGITHKIGEVHEGAATMDWMEQEQERGITITSAATTCFWKGHHINIIDTPGHVDFTVEVERSLRVLDGGVVVFDGKEGVEPQSETVWRQAEKYNVPRMCFINKIDKEGAVFEEALDSIVNRLTPHAVAIQYPMGLRGDFYGLVDLMTMKSFTFEGEMGEKVIEGEIPAEYLDKAKEWREKMVEKISETDDALTEKYLNAEEISVTELKTVLRKATIDVKLHPVLIGTALRNKGVQLMLDAVVDYLPSPVDIPPVACIDMKTDKEVIRETRDDEKFSALAFKIATDPFVGQLTFFRVYSGTVKAGSYVLNSTKNEKERIGRILRMHANHREEIEELTAGDIGALVGMKATTTGNTLCDPEFPVILESITFPEPVIDISIEPKTKVDQEKMGMALKKLLEEDPTFRVHTDEETGQTIMSGMGELHLDILVDRMKREFKVEVNVGRPQVAYRETIRDKAESEGKFIRQSGGRGQYGHCWLRVEPQAEPGMGYEFANEVKGGAIPQEFIKPIDKGVQEAMLTGVLAGYPMVDIKATVYDGSYHDVDSSEAAFRIAGSMAFKDACRKARPVILEPIMKVVVITPEQFMGDIVGDISSKRGVIKEMNARGEGTSAVKEIHCEVPLSSMFGYATQMRSMSQGRANYSMEFGHYAEVPNNVATEIIGSRTPTGEAK from the coding sequence ATGGACCGAAAAACCCCCATTGATAAGTATCGTAATATCGGAATTATTGCTCATATCGACGCTGGAAAAACCACGACGACAGAGCGTATTCTCTTTTACACCGGTATCACGCACAAGATAGGTGAGGTACACGAGGGGGCAGCTACGATGGACTGGATGGAGCAAGAACAGGAACGTGGTATCACTATCACTTCTGCTGCAACAACCTGTTTCTGGAAAGGACATCATATCAATATCATCGATACTCCTGGACACGTGGATTTTACTGTAGAGGTAGAACGATCACTTCGCGTACTCGACGGTGGTGTCGTGGTATTTGATGGAAAGGAAGGCGTCGAACCACAATCCGAGACCGTGTGGCGTCAAGCGGAAAAGTACAACGTGCCTCGCATGTGTTTTATCAACAAAATTGACAAAGAAGGAGCTGTTTTTGAAGAAGCGCTCGATTCTATCGTGAACCGCCTCACTCCTCATGCTGTTGCTATCCAATATCCGATGGGGCTTCGTGGTGACTTCTACGGTTTGGTTGATCTTATGACAATGAAATCGTTTACCTTCGAAGGAGAAATGGGAGAAAAAGTTATCGAAGGAGAAATCCCAGCAGAATATCTGGACAAAGCAAAAGAGTGGCGTGAAAAAATGGTGGAAAAAATTTCTGAAACAGATGATGCTCTCACGGAAAAATATTTGAACGCCGAGGAAATTTCTGTCACAGAACTCAAGACGGTCCTCCGTAAAGCAACTATTGATGTGAAGTTGCATCCGGTGCTCATCGGAACCGCACTTCGTAACAAAGGTGTTCAACTGATGCTCGATGCCGTTGTGGATTATCTCCCATCACCAGTAGATATCCCTCCAGTAGCCTGTATCGATATGAAGACGGACAAAGAAGTGATTCGTGAAACTCGTGATGATGAGAAATTTTCTGCACTCGCTTTCAAAATCGCCACTGACCCATTTGTTGGACAGCTGACATTTTTCCGTGTGTATTCTGGTACCGTGAAGGCAGGATCGTACGTACTCAATTCTACGAAGAATGAGAAAGAACGTATTGGACGCATCCTCCGTATGCATGCCAATCACCGTGAAGAAATCGAGGAATTGACAGCGGGAGATATCGGAGCGCTCGTCGGTATGAAAGCGACCACAACAGGGAACACTCTCTGTGATCCTGAATTCCCAGTGATTCTCGAATCGATCACTTTCCCAGAGCCAGTTATCGATATCTCTATTGAACCAAAGACCAAAGTCGACCAAGAAAAAATGGGTATGGCTTTGAAGAAACTTCTCGAAGAAGATCCGACATTCCGCGTGCATACCGATGAAGAAACAGGTCAGACAATTATGTCGGGTATGGGAGAACTCCATCTTGATATTCTCGTCGATCGTATGAAACGTGAATTCAAAGTAGAAGTAAATGTCGGACGTCCTCAGGTAGCGTATCGTGAAACGATCCGTGACAAAGCAGAATCAGAAGGAAAGTTCATTCGTCAGTCGGGTGGTCGTGGACAATATGGTCATTGCTGGCTCCGTGTGGAACCTCAAGCAGAACCTGGTATGGGATATGAGTTTGCCAATGAAGTGAAGGGTGGTGCTATTCCTCAGGAGTTCATCAAACCTATTGACAAAGGTGTGCAGGAAGCAATGCTTACCGGTGTTCTCGCAGGGTACCCAATGGTAGATATCAAGGCCACAGTATATGATGGATCCTATCATGATGTCGACTCATCAGAAGCTGCTTTCCGTATTGCTGGTTCGATGGCTTTCAAAGATGCTTGTCGCAAAGCTCGTCCAGTTATTCTCGAACCAATTATGAAAGTAGTGGTGATTACCCCGGAACAGTTTATGGGTGATATCGTCGGAGATATTTCTTCTAAGCGTGGTGTGATCAAAGAAATGAATGCACGAGGCGAAGGAACATCAGCTGTGAAAGAAATCCATTGTGAAGTGCCACTATCCTCGATGTTCGGCTACGCGACACAGATGCGTTCTATGTCACAAGGGCGCGCGAACTATTCGATGGAATTCGGTCATTATGCCGAAGTACCAAACAACGTCGCTACTGAAATTATCGGCTCACGCACTCCAACAGGAGAGGCAAAATAA
- a CDS encoding GFA family protein: MKYTGGCHCGGVRYEVEADLSHTMTCNCSHCQKKGFILAFVPAEQFTLLAGEDLLTEYRFNTKTIAHLFCKVCGIQSFGRGTGKDGKPTIMVNVRCLDAVDFSTLHSSEFDGKSM; this comes from the coding sequence ATGAAATATACTGGCGGATGTCATTGTGGGGGAGTGAGATATGAGGTCGAGGCAGATCTTTCGCATACGATGACGTGCAACTGTTCGCATTGTCAGAAAAAAGGATTTATTCTTGCATTTGTTCCAGCAGAACAATTCACGCTTCTTGCTGGTGAGGATCTGCTTACGGAGTATCGATTCAATACAAAAACTATCGCGCATCTTTTTTGTAAAGTCTGTGGAATTCAGTCCTTTGGTCGTGGCACTGGAAAGGATGGCAAGCCGACCATAATGGTCAATGTCCGTTGTCTCGATGCTGTCGATTTCTCCACACTCCATTCATCAGAATTCGATGGAAAAAGCATGTAA
- the tuf gene encoding elongation factor Tu: protein MAEQFDRSKPHVNVGTIGHVDHGKTTLTAAILHVQHFLGMAAEKGIDEIDKAPEERERGITIATAHCEYSTEARHYAHVDCPGHADYIKNMITGAAQMDGAILVVSATDGPMPQTREHILLARQVGVPAIVVFLNKVDMVDDEELIELVEAEIRELLSKYEFDGDKAVIVRGSALKALNVKSAEDPDAKPILDLMKAIDENIPQPVRDLDKPFLLPIEDIFSIEGRGTVVTGRIERGVININEEVEIIGLADTRKTVVTGIEMFNKSLNRGECGDNAGLLIRGIKKEDVQRGQVLAKTGSITPHTEFDGEVYVLSKEEGGRHTPFFKGYKPQFYIRTTDVTGEVELPEGTEMVMPGDTVKLKIKLLAPVAMEDGMRFAIREGGRTVGAGVVTKILK from the coding sequence ATGGCAGAGCAATTTGATCGCAGCAAACCACACGTAAACGTCGGTACTATCGGTCACGTCGACCATGGAAAGACAACTCTGACTGCAGCTATTCTGCACGTTCAGCATTTCTTGGGTATGGCCGCAGAAAAAGGTATCGATGAAATCGACAAAGCTCCAGAGGAACGTGAACGTGGTATCACTATCGCAACTGCTCACTGTGAATATTCTACTGAAGCTCGTCACTATGCACACGTAGATTGTCCTGGTCACGCTGACTATATCAAAAACATGATTACAGGTGCCGCTCAAATGGACGGTGCTATTCTCGTTGTGTCTGCTACTGATGGTCCTATGCCACAGACTCGTGAGCACATCCTCTTGGCTCGCCAGGTAGGTGTACCTGCTATCGTTGTGTTTTTGAACAAGGTAGATATGGTGGATGATGAAGAACTCATCGAACTCGTCGAAGCTGAAATCCGCGAACTCCTTTCCAAATACGAATTTGACGGTGACAAAGCGGTTATCGTTCGTGGAAGTGCTCTCAAAGCTCTCAATGTAAAGTCTGCTGAGGATCCAGATGCAAAACCAATTCTCGACCTCATGAAAGCTATCGATGAGAACATTCCACAACCAGTACGTGATTTGGACAAACCATTCCTTCTCCCTATCGAAGATATCTTTTCTATCGAAGGTCGTGGAACAGTAGTAACTGGACGTATCGAACGTGGTGTGATCAACATCAACGAAGAAGTAGAAATCATCGGTCTCGCTGATACACGAAAAACAGTAGTGACTGGTATTGAAATGTTCAACAAGTCTCTCAACCGCGGAGAATGTGGTGACAATGCTGGTCTCCTCATCCGAGGTATCAAAAAAGAAGATGTACAGCGTGGTCAGGTATTGGCCAAAACTGGTTCTATCACTCCTCATACTGAATTCGACGGTGAAGTATACGTACTGTCCAAAGAAGAAGGTGGACGTCACACTCCATTCTTCAAGGGATACAAACCACAATTCTATATCCGTACCACTGATGTGACCGGTGAAGTAGAATTGCCAGAGGGAACAGAAATGGTTATGCCTGGTGATACTGTAAAACTGAAAATCAAACTCCTCGCACCTGTTGCTATGGAAGACGGTATGCGATTCGCTATTCGCGAAGGTGGCCGTACAGTAGGCGCTGGTGTTGTGACAAAAATTTTGAAATAG
- the rpsJ gene encoding 30S ribosomal protein S10: MKKIETTQDLRVRIKIKAYDHKVIDQSARKIVETAERTGAIITGPVPLPTEIHKVTVNRSTFVHKNSRDQYEMRVHKRLIDITNPTAKTIENLTNLDLPAGVDVEIKM, from the coding sequence ATGAAAAAGATAGAAACAACGCAAGACCTACGTGTCAGAATCAAAATCAAGGCTTATGATCACAAAGTGATCGATCAGTCGGCGAGAAAAATTGTGGAAACAGCAGAGCGTACTGGAGCGATCATTACTGGCCCCGTACCGCTTCCGACAGAAATCCACAAAGTAACCGTCAACCGTTCGACTTTTGTCCATAAGAACTCACGTGATCAGTACGAGATGCGTGTACACAAAAGATTGATCGACATCACCAATCCAACTGCCAAAACTATCGAGAATCTTACGAACCTCGATTTGCCAGCAGGAGTAGACGTCGAAATAAAAATGTAG
- the rplC gene encoding 50S ribosomal protein L3, translated as MKFLLGKKLGMTTLFDETKGALNVTMIACQENTVVLNRTFEKDGYLAVQLEIDKTGKKSVRKEFRVDKAITIAENRAGLVTELEKYPIASKINVSLFALGDQVNISGVTKGKGFQGTVKRYGFAGGRKTHGGKHDLRKPGSIGATFPEHVVKGRRMAGRMGGVNMTALNLTVVYVNEEEGLIGVRGAVPGVNGRVVKIMSVK; from the coding sequence ATGAAATTTCTTCTCGGAAAAAAACTCGGAATGACAACGCTTTTTGATGAAACAAAAGGTGCTTTGAATGTTACCATGATTGCCTGTCAAGAAAACACCGTTGTTCTCAATCGTACTTTCGAAAAAGATGGCTATCTCGCCGTACAACTTGAGATTGATAAAACAGGAAAGAAATCTGTCCGTAAAGAATTCCGTGTCGACAAGGCCATAACAATCGCAGAAAACCGCGCTGGTCTCGTAACAGAGTTGGAAAAATATCCAATCGCAAGTAAAATCAATGTTTCTCTTTTCGCTCTGGGTGATCAGGTCAATATTTCTGGCGTGACGAAAGGAAAAGGATTTCAGGGAACAGTCAAACGATATGGATTTGCCGGAGGTCGCAAGACGCACGGTGGTAAGCACGATTTGCGCAAGCCAGGATCTATCGGAGCAACATTCCCAGAACACGTTGTCAAAGGTCGCCGTATGGCAGGACGTATGGGCGGTGTCAATATGACTGCTCTCAATCTCACGGTTGTTTATGTCAATGAAGAAGAAGGGTTGATCGGTGTCCGAGGTGCTGTACCAGGAGTGAATGGACGTGTAGTGAAAATAATGAGCGTGAAATAA
- the rplD gene encoding 50S ribosomal protein L4, with protein sequence MTKITVKNTAGKDVKEIELVDFVFNVPANNTLLHQIYVAQTSNLRKPIAHTKDRSERSGSGIKPWRQKGTGRARAGSAQSPLWRKGGVTFGPTKDRNFSKDTNQKMRQKAVMIALSEKIRSGKMIVVDELNYTEKKTKLFAETLKAFGITNRSLVLSLTGDERALTVMSRNIPKVENTLTEMLNVVQLLDREYLIITEAGIKNLENRFAVWNKQETK encoded by the coding sequence ATGACCAAGATTACTGTAAAAAACACAGCAGGCAAAGATGTAAAGGAAATCGAATTAGTAGATTTCGTTTTCAATGTACCTGCAAACAATACATTGCTTCATCAGATTTACGTCGCTCAAACAAGTAACCTCCGCAAACCTATTGCTCACACCAAGGATCGTAGCGAGCGCAGTGGCTCTGGTATCAAACCTTGGCGTCAGAAGGGAACGGGGCGTGCTCGTGCTGGTTCTGCTCAGAGTCCTTTGTGGCGTAAGGGTGGAGTGACATTTGGACCGACCAAAGATCGAAATTTTAGCAAAGATACCAATCAGAAAATGCGTCAGAAGGCAGTTATGATTGCTCTTTCAGAAAAAATTCGTTCTGGAAAAATGATCGTGGTTGATGAATTGAATTATACTGAAAAGAAAACAAAATTGTTTGCTGAGACACTGAAAGCTTTCGGTATCACAAACAGAAGTCTCGTGCTTTCGCTTACGGGTGATGAACGAGCACTGACTGTGATGAGCCGTAATATTCCAAAAGTAGAGAATACTCTGACTGAAATGTTGAATGTTGTGCAACTCCTCGATCGTGAATATTTGATCATTACAGAAGCTGGTATCAAAAATCTCGAAAATCGTTTCGCAGTATGGAATAAGCAGGAGACCAAGTAA
- the rplW gene encoding 50S ribosomal protein L23, with amino-acid sequence MALFKKTTEETKEKTVKTVVPKEKTVAVKESPLATQLLLRPRVTEKAYALNALNQFVFIVAKEATKKSIKRAVEEAYSVTVEQVNIVKLPAKTRVMGKNIGTKGAIKKAIISVKKGQTIELFKGGM; translated from the coding sequence ATGGCATTATTCAAGAAAACAACTGAAGAAACGAAAGAAAAAACAGTGAAAACTGTTGTTCCAAAGGAAAAGACTGTAGCAGTCAAAGAAAGTCCTTTGGCAACACAGCTTTTGCTCCGTCCTCGTGTTACTGAAAAAGCGTACGCTCTCAACGCTCTCAATCAATTTGTTTTTATTGTTGCGAAAGAAGCAACGAAAAAATCAATCAAGAGAGCTGTCGAAGAAGCCTACAGTGTCACAGTAGAGCAAGTCAATATCGTTAAATTGCCTGCAAAGACACGAGTTATGGGAAAGAATATCGGTACAAAAGGTGCCATCAAGAAAGCAATTATTAGTGTGAAAAAAGGACAGACAATAGAACTCTTTAAGGGTGGTATGTAA
- the rplB gene encoding 50S ribosomal protein L2, whose amino-acid sequence MAIKIYKKNNAGRRNMSVVKPDGLTDRKPEKSLLSALPKKAGRSGGKISVRHQGGGVKRRYRIVDFRQDKWNIPGRIASIEKDPNRSALIALVHYADGEKRYILATDGMRQGQNVLSGEETPIVNGNRLLLKNIPVGTTICNIEMKIGKGGQIVRSAGAQATLMALDGPMAQIKLTSGEIRLISKDCYATLGQVSNFEHSAETIGKAGRARHMNHRPAVRGSAMNPVDHPHGGGEGRQPIGMHPKTPWGKPALGKKTRKRKNITSKYIVKRRQKK is encoded by the coding sequence ATGGCAATCAAAATCTACAAAAAGAATAATGCGGGACGACGTAATATGTCGGTGGTGAAACCAGATGGTTTGACTGACAGAAAACCGGAAAAATCCCTCCTCTCAGCTCTTCCAAAGAAAGCTGGTCGTTCTGGCGGAAAAATTTCCGTGCGACACCAGGGTGGTGGAGTCAAGCGTCGCTATCGTATCGTCGATTTTCGTCAAGACAAGTGGAATATTCCTGGACGTATCGCAAGTATCGAAAAAGATCCGAATCGTTCTGCTCTTATCGCACTCGTCCATTATGCTGATGGAGAAAAACGGTATATCCTCGCTACCGATGGAATGCGACAAGGACAAAACGTTCTTTCTGGAGAAGAAACTCCGATCGTCAATGGTAATCGATTGCTTCTTAAAAATATTCCTGTCGGAACGACTATCTGCAATATTGAAATGAAAATCGGCAAAGGCGGACAGATTGTCCGAAGCGCTGGAGCACAAGCAACACTCATGGCTCTTGATGGTCCGATGGCACAAATCAAACTCACTTCTGGAGAAATCCGTTTGATCAGTAAAGATTGTTATGCTACGCTCGGGCAAGTGAGTAATTTCGAACACAGTGCTGAAACGATTGGTAAAGCGGGACGCGCCCGACATATGAATCATCGCCCAGCCGTTCGTGGTAGCGCAATGAACCCAGTCGATCATCCACACGGTGGAGGAGAAGGACGTCAGCCGATTGGTATGCATCCGAAGACCCCATGGGGTAAGCCGGCACTCGGCAAGAAAACTCGCAAGAGAAAAAATATCACGAGTAAATATATTGTGAAACGTCGTCAGAAGAAATAG
- the rpsS gene encoding 30S ribosomal protein S19: protein MSRSLKKGPYVDPRVLKKLEGKKLGDRTVIKTWSRSCTISPEMTGFTFGVHNGKIFIPVLVTEEMVGHKLGEFSPTRTFHRHGGKMQKDLETAAKQRELDAAKAAKNATPAAGKK from the coding sequence ATGTCTAGAAGTCTCAAAAAAGGTCCATATGTCGATCCACGCGTGCTCAAAAAGCTCGAAGGGAAGAAACTTGGCGATCGTACTGTCATCAAAACATGGTCACGATCCTGCACAATATCTCCTGAAATGACTGGTTTTACGTTTGGTGTTCATAATGGAAAAATCTTCATCCCTGTTCTTGTTACAGAAGAAATGGTAGGACACAAGCTCGGTGAATTTTCCCCGACTCGTACATTCCATCGTCATGGAGGAAAGATGCAGAAAGACCTCGAAACAGCTGCTAAACAACGTGAACTCGATGCTGCCAAAGCCGCCAAGAATGCGACTCCAGCCGCCGGTAAGAAATAG
- the rplV gene encoding 50S ribosomal protein L22, which translates to MKVQATLTNLRIAPRKVRLVTHALVGIDANEALIQLSKLVKKSSEPIATLLKSAIANATHNNGLDAQNLYIFEIRVGDGLRLKRWLPRAFGRATPLLHRGSNVTIILEEKIEGKNRTEKKTNEEIVTIKEADIVETKKAPAVSKHTEKIGSNSGVSNKTTAGKVVKKVFQRKSI; encoded by the coding sequence ATGAAGGTACAAGCTACACTCACCAATCTCCGAATAGCTCCACGTAAAGTGCGTCTCGTGACCCACGCTCTTGTTGGTATTGATGCCAATGAAGCTTTGATCCAGCTTTCCAAGTTGGTGAAAAAGTCTTCTGAACCGATCGCTACTCTTTTGAAAAGCGCTATCGCCAATGCAACTCATAACAACGGATTGGATGCTCAAAATCTCTATATTTTCGAGATTCGTGTCGGAGATGGTTTGCGACTGAAACGCTGGTTGCCTCGAGCTTTTGGACGAGCGACTCCTTTGCTCCATCGTGGTTCCAATGTGACGATTATTCTGGAAGAAAAAATAGAAGGAAAGAATCGTACTGAGAAGAAAACTAACGAAGAAATCGTTACGATCAAAGAAGCAGACATAGTCGAAACGAAAAAAGCCCCTGCTGTTTCAAAACACACAGAAAAAATAGGATCAAACAGTGGAGTATCCAACAAAACAACCGCAGGAAAAGTAGTCAAGAAAGTATTCCAAAGAAAATCGATATAA